A part of Bubalus bubalis isolate 160015118507 breed Murrah chromosome 6, NDDB_SH_1, whole genome shotgun sequence genomic DNA contains:
- the LOC102416354 gene encoding olfactory receptor 10J1-like, with the protein MKSENHALTTEFVLQVFSSFHEHQLTLFVMFLALYILTLAGNIITVIIIRIDHYLHTPMYFFLSMLSTSETIYTLVILPRMLSSLVGMSQSISLAGCATQMFFFVTFGITNCFLLTAMGYDRYVAICHPLRYTVIMNRRVCIQLVWGACSIGLIVAMTQVTSVFRLPFCATKVAHFFCDIRPVMKLSCIDTTVNEILTLIISVFVLVVPMSLVFISYVLIISTILKIASAEGRKKAFATCASHLTVVVVHYGCASIAYLKPKSENSKDEAQLISVTYTVVTPLLKPVVYTLRNKEAKDALLRAIGRKLC; encoded by the coding sequence ATGAAGAGCGAGAACCACGCTCTCACCACTGAGTTTGTTTTACAAGTTTTCTCCAGCTTCCACGAGCACCAGCTCACTCTTTTTGTGATGTTTCTTGCACTGTACATCTTAACCCTAGCAGGTAATATAATTACTGTGATCATTATCCGAATTGATCATTATCTCCatacccccatgtacttcttcctcagcaTGCTGTCCACTTCAGAGACTATATATACACTAGTTATTCTTCCAAGAATGCTGTCCAGCCTTGTGGGTATGAGCCAGTCCATTTCATTGGCAGGTTGTGCCACTCAGATGTTCTTTTTTGTAACCTTTGGGATCACTAACTGCTTCCTGCTCACAGCGATGGGCTacgaccgctatgtggccatttgCCATCCCTTGAGGTACACAGTTATCATGAACAGGAGGGTGTGCATCCAGCTGGTGTGGGGGGCCTGCAGCATCGGGCTGATTGTGGCCATGACACAGGTGACGTCTGTATTCAGGTTACCCTTCTGTGCCACAAAGGTGGCccacttcttctgtgacatcCGGCCTGTGATGaagctctcctgcattgacacAACTGTCAATGAGATCCTGACTTTGATCATCAGTGTTTTCGTGCTCGTTGTGCCTATGAGTCTGGTCTTCATCTCTTATGTCCTCATCATCTCCACCATCCTTAAAATTGCCTCAGCTGAAGGTCGGAAGAAGGCCTTTGCCACCTGCGCCTCCCACCTCACTGTGGTCGTTGTCCACTATGGCTGTGCCTCCATTGCCTACCTCAAGCCCAagtcagagaacagcaaggatgAGGCTCAGCTGATCTCAGTGACCTACACTGTCGTCACcccactactgaagcctgtggtgTACACCCTGAGGAACAAAGAGGCCAAGGATGCTCTGCTCCGGGCCATTGGCAGGAAGCTTTGCTGA